From a region of the Tiliqua scincoides isolate rTilSci1 chromosome 4, rTilSci1.hap2, whole genome shotgun sequence genome:
- the PTPN2 gene encoding tyrosine-protein phosphatase non-receptor type 2 isoform X3 — protein sequence MSITVTIEQEFQEIDAANGWQPLYQDIRNQSSDYSHKVAKYAENRNRNRYRDVSPYDHSRVILQNTDNDYINASLVVNEEAERNYILTQGPLPNTCCHFWLMVWQQKTKAVVMLNRIVEKDSVKCAQYWPAKEDDPMMFKETGFCVRLKAEDVKSYYTVRQLQLENTNTGESRMIFHFHYTTWPDFGVPESPASFLNFLFKVRESGSLNPEHGPAVIHCSAGIGRSGTFSLVDTCLVLMEKREDPFSVDIKQVLLNMRKYRMGLIQTPDQLRFSYMAVIEGAKYIMGDSTIQNRWKELSKEDQAPSSERSPPNPTKLMTEKYNGNSVGIENQEQAEDILDAELSSTIENTADANADIAFRKRLREDRRVNTAQMVQQMKHRLSEAERKRKRPRVTDT from the exons ATGTCCATCACCGTCACTATCgagcaggagttccaagagaTCGACGCCGCCAATGGCTGGCAGCCGCTCTACCAG GACATTCGGAACCAATCCAGTGATTATTCACATAAAGTTGCAAAATATGCAGAAAACCGAAATCGAAACAGATATAGAGATGTTAGCCCGT ATGATCACAGTCGTGTAATACTGCAGAACACAGACAATGATTACATCAATGCAAGCTTGGTTGTTAATGAAGAAGCTGAAAGGAACTATATTTTGACACAG GGTCCACTCCCCAATACATGTTGCCATTTCTGGCTAATGGTGTGGCAACAAAAGACTAAAGCAGTAGTCATGCTGAACAGAATCGTTGAGAAAGATTCC GTAAAATGTGCGCAGTACTGGCCAGCAAAAGAAGATGACCCAATGATGTTCAAAGAAACAGGATTTTGTGTGAGGCTAAAAGCTGAAGATGTCAAATCCTACTATACAGTACGCCAGCTTCAGTTAGAAAATACCAAT acTGGTGAGTCCAGGATGATATTCCACTTTCATTATACTACGTGGCCTGATTTTGGAGTTCCTGAATCCCCAGCTTCATTTCTCAACTTCTTGTTTAAAGTCAGAGAATCTGGATCTCTGAATCCTGAGCATGGACCTGCAGTCATTCACTGTAGTGCAGGAATAGGGCGTTCTGGTACATTTTCATTGGTAGACACATGTCTTGTATTG ATGGAAAAAAGAGAGGATCCATTTTCAGTGGATATTAAGCAAGTATTATTGAATATGAGAAAATATCGAATGGGGTTGATTCAAACTCCTGATCAGCTAAGATTTTCGTACATGGCTGTAATAGAAGGAGCAAAATACATAATGGGCGATTCTACAATACAG AATCGGTGGAAGGAACTTTCAAAGGAGGACCAAGCTCCAAGTTCTGAACGTTCACCTCCTAACCCAACCAAACTAATGACAGAGAAGTACAATGGAAATAGTGTGGGCATAGAAAATCAAGAGCAAGCTGAGGACATATTAGATGCTGAGCTGTCTTCTACGATAGAAAATACTGCAGATGCAAATGCTGACAT TGCTTTCCGGAAGCGCCTGAGAGAGGACAGAAGAGTTAACACAGCCCAGATGGTGCAGCAGATGAAACACAGGCTGAGTGAGGCTGAACGAAAAAGAAAAAG GCCGAGAGTGACGGACACCTAA
- the PTPN2 gene encoding tyrosine-protein phosphatase non-receptor type 2 isoform X2, producing MNLSAPRSLQCFGCGRHYVHHRHYRAGVPRDRRRQWLAAALPDDHSRVILQNTDNDYINASLVVNEEAERNYILTQGPLPNTCCHFWLMVWQQKTKAVVMLNRIVEKDSVKCAQYWPAKEDDPMMFKETGFCVRLKAEDVKSYYTVRQLQLENTNTGESRMIFHFHYTTWPDFGVPESPASFLNFLFKVRESGSLNPEHGPAVIHCSAGIGRSGTFSLVDTCLVLMEKREDPFSVDIKQVLLNMRKYRMGLIQTPDQLRFSYMAVIEGAKYIMGDSTIQNRWKELSKEDQAPSSERSPPNPTKLMTEKYNGNSVGIENQEQAEDILDAELSSTIENTADANADIAFRKRLREDRRVNTAQMVQQMKHRLSEAERKRKRWLYWKPILIKIGFGTAIFLGVYSYWKSYFQGTLVEVSV from the exons ATGAACTTGTCGGCTCCTAGGAGCCTTCAGTGCTTCGGCTGTGGCCGCCATTATGTCCATCACCGTCACTATCgagcaggagttccaagagaTCGACGCCGCCAATGGCTGGCAGCCGCTCTACCAG ATGATCACAGTCGTGTAATACTGCAGAACACAGACAATGATTACATCAATGCAAGCTTGGTTGTTAATGAAGAAGCTGAAAGGAACTATATTTTGACACAG GGTCCACTCCCCAATACATGTTGCCATTTCTGGCTAATGGTGTGGCAACAAAAGACTAAAGCAGTAGTCATGCTGAACAGAATCGTTGAGAAAGATTCC GTAAAATGTGCGCAGTACTGGCCAGCAAAAGAAGATGACCCAATGATGTTCAAAGAAACAGGATTTTGTGTGAGGCTAAAAGCTGAAGATGTCAAATCCTACTATACAGTACGCCAGCTTCAGTTAGAAAATACCAAT acTGGTGAGTCCAGGATGATATTCCACTTTCATTATACTACGTGGCCTGATTTTGGAGTTCCTGAATCCCCAGCTTCATTTCTCAACTTCTTGTTTAAAGTCAGAGAATCTGGATCTCTGAATCCTGAGCATGGACCTGCAGTCATTCACTGTAGTGCAGGAATAGGGCGTTCTGGTACATTTTCATTGGTAGACACATGTCTTGTATTG ATGGAAAAAAGAGAGGATCCATTTTCAGTGGATATTAAGCAAGTATTATTGAATATGAGAAAATATCGAATGGGGTTGATTCAAACTCCTGATCAGCTAAGATTTTCGTACATGGCTGTAATAGAAGGAGCAAAATACATAATGGGCGATTCTACAATACAG AATCGGTGGAAGGAACTTTCAAAGGAGGACCAAGCTCCAAGTTCTGAACGTTCACCTCCTAACCCAACCAAACTAATGACAGAGAAGTACAATGGAAATAGTGTGGGCATAGAAAATCAAGAGCAAGCTGAGGACATATTAGATGCTGAGCTGTCTTCTACGATAGAAAATACTGCAGATGCAAATGCTGACAT TGCTTTCCGGAAGCGCCTGAGAGAGGACAGAAGAGTTAACACAGCCCAGATGGTGCAGCAGATGAAACACAGGCTGAGTGAGGCTGAACGAAAAAGAAAAAGGTGGTTATATTGGAAACCTATTCTCATTAAGATTGGGTTTGGTACAGCCATTTTCCTTGGAGTTTATTCTTACTggaaatcatattttcaaggcacCCTTGTGGAAGTGAGTGTTTAG
- the PTPN2 gene encoding tyrosine-protein phosphatase non-receptor type 2 isoform X1, with translation MSITVTIEQEFQEIDAANGWQPLYQDIRNQSSDYSHKVAKYAENRNRNRYRDVSPYDHSRVILQNTDNDYINASLVVNEEAERNYILTQGPLPNTCCHFWLMVWQQKTKAVVMLNRIVEKDSVKCAQYWPAKEDDPMMFKETGFCVRLKAEDVKSYYTVRQLQLENTNTGESRMIFHFHYTTWPDFGVPESPASFLNFLFKVRESGSLNPEHGPAVIHCSAGIGRSGTFSLVDTCLVLMEKREDPFSVDIKQVLLNMRKYRMGLIQTPDQLRFSYMAVIEGAKYIMGDSTIQNRWKELSKEDQAPSSERSPPNPTKLMTEKYNGNSVGIENQEQAEDILDAELSSTIENTADANADIAFRKRLREDRRVNTAQMVQQMKHRLSEAERKRKRWLYWKPILIKIGFGTAIFLGVYSYWKSYFQGTLVEVSV, from the exons ATGTCCATCACCGTCACTATCgagcaggagttccaagagaTCGACGCCGCCAATGGCTGGCAGCCGCTCTACCAG GACATTCGGAACCAATCCAGTGATTATTCACATAAAGTTGCAAAATATGCAGAAAACCGAAATCGAAACAGATATAGAGATGTTAGCCCGT ATGATCACAGTCGTGTAATACTGCAGAACACAGACAATGATTACATCAATGCAAGCTTGGTTGTTAATGAAGAAGCTGAAAGGAACTATATTTTGACACAG GGTCCACTCCCCAATACATGTTGCCATTTCTGGCTAATGGTGTGGCAACAAAAGACTAAAGCAGTAGTCATGCTGAACAGAATCGTTGAGAAAGATTCC GTAAAATGTGCGCAGTACTGGCCAGCAAAAGAAGATGACCCAATGATGTTCAAAGAAACAGGATTTTGTGTGAGGCTAAAAGCTGAAGATGTCAAATCCTACTATACAGTACGCCAGCTTCAGTTAGAAAATACCAAT acTGGTGAGTCCAGGATGATATTCCACTTTCATTATACTACGTGGCCTGATTTTGGAGTTCCTGAATCCCCAGCTTCATTTCTCAACTTCTTGTTTAAAGTCAGAGAATCTGGATCTCTGAATCCTGAGCATGGACCTGCAGTCATTCACTGTAGTGCAGGAATAGGGCGTTCTGGTACATTTTCATTGGTAGACACATGTCTTGTATTG ATGGAAAAAAGAGAGGATCCATTTTCAGTGGATATTAAGCAAGTATTATTGAATATGAGAAAATATCGAATGGGGTTGATTCAAACTCCTGATCAGCTAAGATTTTCGTACATGGCTGTAATAGAAGGAGCAAAATACATAATGGGCGATTCTACAATACAG AATCGGTGGAAGGAACTTTCAAAGGAGGACCAAGCTCCAAGTTCTGAACGTTCACCTCCTAACCCAACCAAACTAATGACAGAGAAGTACAATGGAAATAGTGTGGGCATAGAAAATCAAGAGCAAGCTGAGGACATATTAGATGCTGAGCTGTCTTCTACGATAGAAAATACTGCAGATGCAAATGCTGACAT TGCTTTCCGGAAGCGCCTGAGAGAGGACAGAAGAGTTAACACAGCCCAGATGGTGCAGCAGATGAAACACAGGCTGAGTGAGGCTGAACGAAAAAGAAAAAGGTGGTTATATTGGAAACCTATTCTCATTAAGATTGGGTTTGGTACAGCCATTTTCCTTGGAGTTTATTCTTACTggaaatcatattttcaaggcacCCTTGTGGAAGTGAGTGTTTAG